The Mya arenaria isolate MELC-2E11 chromosome 15, ASM2691426v1 genomic sequence ATGACTTGGgacatttaatgcaaaaaacaCAAAGGAAACCACAAATAACATTTTCGTCACTTTGGCGATAGGCAATATTCTTTTATGCACGGTGGCTGACGGGTTGTCTCTGATAATCACTTCGGACAATTTGGAATGTATTTTCCTTATTTGTAGAATGTGTAACACCTTGTACGCAATCACAGCcataagaacaaaaataacaacGGTTGGAATCACAAGTGTTATTAAGCTGTCGGTATACACAAGAATCTGTGTCAGTTCCGTTAAGTGCCGATTCGGCGAACAATCCCTATTCATTATCCAAAGGGAAGTACTATATAGTGCCAGTGCAAAAAACACTAAGAGCCCTGTACTGATTTTTGAAATGTAATCGCAACACACCTTTCTGGCTGCGAATGGATTGTGAATGAGCAGAaagttttcaaatgttataaagACACACAACCAAACCGAAACACATCCACATACGTACGACATGAATATTATTATCTGGCAGACACCTTTCACTTGGCTTAGATGTAAATCAAAGGTACTTGAAATCCACGGGAGTAGCAGGCTTAACAAAAATCCATTGTCACTGAATCCTCTTACTGCTAGATACAATGAACAGGGTGCTCTTCTTAATGGAAGTTTAAGAAAAGTTATTGAAGACAATGTGTTTCCCAGCAATCCGAACACGCATATCAACGGCAGTGTGTATTTC encodes the following:
- the LOC128220185 gene encoding rhodopsin-like, coding for MNDPVYQATLNVEKYTLPLICVFGLLGNTLSSITFLKLPLRRAPCSLYLAVRGFSDNGFLLSLLLPWISSTFDLHLSQVKGVCQIIIFMSYVCGCVSVWLCVFITFENFLLIHNPFAARKVCCDYISKISTGLLVFFALALYSTSLWIMNRDCSPNRHLTELTQILVYTDSLITLVIPTVVIFVLMAVIAYKVLHILQIRKIHSKLSEVIIRDNPSATVHKRILPIAKVTKMLFVVSFVFFALNVPSHVIRLRILIGTFTKGHSTTSVTLATIQSAFQILFYLSFSINIIVYATFGLNFRTVFKKTFCGYVSPTISSQVQTEAINLVQTRRRSMTENNICPAARLIVPEFDRQCHSN